One Spinacia oleracea cultivar Varoflay chromosome 4, BTI_SOV_V1, whole genome shotgun sequence DNA segment encodes these proteins:
- the LOC110794939 gene encoding signaling peptide TAXIMIN 1 → MCCGDGDCRPLGFLLGLPFAFLCLLISIVGIIIWIVGLTLSCICPCCLCVTVLVELALELIKAPIHVMEWFTSKIPC, encoded by the exons ATGTGTTGTGGAGACGGTGATTGCAGGCCATTGGGCTTCCTATTGGGCCTTCCTTTCGCCTTCTTATGCCTCCTTATCTCAATTGTCGGCATCATCATCTGGATCGTCGG ATTGACGTTGAGTTGCATATGCCCGTGCTGTTTGTGTGTGACCGTGTTAGTGGAATTGGCACTCGAATTGATCAAAGCACCTATTCATGTGATGGAGTGGTTCACTTCTAAGATCCcttgttaa